The DNA region GCCTAGGAGTTTATCAGTTTGAAATGCTCCTATCCCTACCCcccgccatacacacacacacacacatacacacacacacacacacacacacacacacacacatacagagagagagagagagagagagaagtgcaaTGTTAGTGCATTGACCCTCTcttttggttttctcctagggaTCCAGAGGTGAAAGTGGTGACTAGGGtcacaaaggagaaaaaacaatGGCAAATCTGTACAAGTGATGTGCTGCAATAGAAGTGGGAGCTCGCCCACCTGTGGATTGAGGGATAGTCATCATAAAAATGGCTGACCAAATCTATCCACAGCCAGTTCCAAGTGGCATTTCAAAACAGTCACagtatttgttgttcttttcacAGGGCttccctggatttcctggaaTACTGGGGCGGAAAGTAAGTGTCTAGAAGTAGAGATGACAGACCTTAGGTCCTCCAAACAGCAAATGGAGCCTCCTTTTGGTCCTTCAGGCAGAAACATTGTTTTTACCTGTGGAAAGTTCCAGTTTGAAATGGGGACCAAGTTGTCTTATCCACTGGGAGAGGGTAGCAGGAGGTCTGAGGTCAACCTCCAGTTTGGTGGGGAAGGCTATTTCCACtccctccatacacacaccacagagagaggtctctctttgtttctcctaCCTCCTGGAGCTCAGGGCAAGATTCAAAAGCCAGAAGTTTTGTGAGGAGCgactcctgtctcctgtctgagCCACAATGGTCAAGACCCTTCATATCTCTCAGACCCTGGAACAAATTAGGGGTTCGTTTGATTTAGTTTCACTGCTATCTAAACACTCAATACAGTCTTCAAGGGTGGCAAACACTGTTGGAGGGACAAAGGATTATTTTAAATAGGTGACAACTATTTTATTAGTTTACTAGTGAGATATTCACTATCTCACTTGGGACCGGCTCAATTTTAAAAGCTGACAGTTTTAGGAGTTAAGGAAAAACCattcagggctggagggatggctcagagtttaagagcactggctgctcttccagaggacctgagttcaattcccagcacttacatggtcactcacaaccatctgtaatgagatctggtgccctctcctggcatgcaggtatacatgcaggaagaacattgcacacataataaataaataaatccttaaaaatcaTTCTGTAAATAACCGTGGAGTGATATATTGATATAACAAAAATTGTGAAGGTGGCAATAGACTGACAGACTCGGGGACACTTTTACTTAGGTTTAGGATCTAGAGTAAGGCTGGGCGTTGGATGAGGGAAGATGTCATAGCCTAAAGAAAGATGCATGCATGACCAGGCAGAACAGCTCCCAACCTGACATGGAAACACTGGGTCCTTACATTGTAAGACATTAACCATGTAAAACAGCTCCTGACATGATAGTGCTGGCTCCTCAGTGCTGTAAGGTACTGACCATGCTGAACAGTTCTTGAGCTAACATGAAAATACTGGGTCCTCAGGATATAAAGCATTGAGTGTGTAGGACAGCCCCTAagctgtcttggttacttttctattgctgtgataagatagcATGAGCGAGCTCCGCCCAGCTATCCTAGAGCAGGAGGATAAAGTCAAAGCAGCTCTCCCCGGAGGACAGTGGACTCAGCCGCTGGCACCAGCACCATGCCTATGACGCTGGGTTACTGGGACATCCGTGGGCTGGCTCACGCTATCCGCCTGCTCCTGGAATACACAGACTCAAGCTATGAGGAGAAGAGATACACCATGGGCGATGCTCCTGACTATGACAGAAGCCAATGGCTGAATGAGAAATTCAAGCTGGGCCTGGACTTTCCCAACCTGCCCTACTTAATTGATGGGTCACACAAGATCACCCAGAGCAACGCCATCCTGCGCTACCTTGCCCGCAAGAACAACATGTGTGGGGAGACGGAAGAAGAGAAGATTCGTGTGGACATTTTGGAGAACCAGGCTATGGATGTCTCCAATCAGCTGGCTAGAGTCTGTTACAGCCCAGACTTTGAGAAACTGAAGGCTGAATACTTGGAGCAGCTGCCTGGAACGATGAAGCTCTTCTCACAGTTCCTGGGGAAGCAGACGTGGTTTGTTGGTGAAAAGATTACTTTTGTGGATTTCCTTGCTTATGATATCCTAGACCTGCACCTTATATTCGAACCCAAGTGCCTGGATGCCTTCCCAAACCTGAAGGACTTTGTGGCCCGCTTTGAGGGACTGAAGATCTCTGCCTACATGAAGAGTGGCCGCTTCCTCCGAACGCCTCTGTATACAAAGGTGGCCACGTGGGGCAATAAGTAGGGCCTTGACAGGGCCGGAGATGGAAACCTGGGGCTCTGGGAACAGTGGAACTTCCTGTAGCCCTGgcacttccttcttttttctgtcCCCTTCCTGATCCCAGAGTGCCCTGGGTCCTCTTCTCTTTCACCCAGTCCCTGCCCTCTCAAGCCCTTTAAAGCCTAGATTCCTCGTTTTCCTTCAGCAAGTGCCCTTCTAGCGGGACTGTCCTGCACCCACTTGATGGTCTTGCCTGTCATTTGCTGTGATGTGAAGAGCTGGGACTCtccctcagagctcagcctgggctCCCCGTGCCTGTCAGGAGGCTGGAGATGCCTCATGTATGAGGGCGCTGCCCGACCATGTCAGGTACCTGCTGTTGGGCTTGAACCACACTGGCCCTGGCTGCTACACTGCCAGCTTTCACTGCTGCCCCAAAGACTGCCTCGAGGCCTGTTCAGAGGCCAAGTTCACAGGGATTCTGATTGGATAAGCAGGGGTTTGGCACTTCCTGACCCCATCTGATAGCGTCACAGCAGGCAGCTCCAGGAGGCTCTGTGTCACTTAAAGGGAGCCTTTTGGGGGCTTGGGGTCTCCTGTACTCTAGCATTACTGAGGCTTATCATACAGGCCTCAGGGGTGAGGACCCAGGCTGGTGGGAGTCCCCAGCAGCAAACCAGAATCCCCTCTGTTTCCCAGTACTATGgctgcattttatttatgtgtctccaGGATCCTTTCTCCTCTTGGTTCCTGATGCGTTTGGAGTATACTGTCTTGGTCACCAGGGATGGGGACCAACTTGGCTAATCCCTTCTCTCTGTGAGACCCTGTGAAATAAATTTCTTCgtgctttcattaaaaaaaaaaaaaaaaaaaaaaaaaaaaagatagcatgaGCAAGACAAGTTATGAAAGAAAGTGTTTCAGAAGCTTAAGTTCATGATAGGGAAGGAAAAACATGGCATCAAATAGCTGAGAACTTCCATCTACATCCacaaatggaagagagagagagacagagggggggggcagagagtaagaaagagagacagagagagagagaagtcatggAGGAGCACTTCTTATTCCcatgctccccatggcttgctcagcctgctttcttgtatgAACGAGGAGCATCTGCTCAGAGTGCCACTACCCACAGTAAGCTGGTCTTCCTATGTTAATAATCAGTCAAGAAAACATCCTCACTGAGTTACCTACAGGACACTGTGATGGAGAagatccctccctcttcccacaatAAATATGTCTAGCTTTGTGttaagttggaaaaaaaatcaaccatcaTAGCAGCACCCAAGGATCAGGTACTACtgtggaagagggagacagaaaggatgTAAGAACCCAAGTTTGGGGAGAATTTTGGGGGAAATTGTTGTGAAACTGGATCTGATGAACAGGACACAGAGACTGCACTCATGAATTCAACACAGCTGGGTTTCCTGAAGTAGAATTACACAAGATTGGGGCATCATCATTTCATCATGCATTGGAAATACCATGGATTGGAAacattaatattgtgaaaatggccatagTTTCTAAAGGAAGCAATGGGTTCTCCAAGCTCAATGAAAATTACACTGTCATtcttcacagaaggaaaaaaattaacttataatTCATTTGGAAGTTCAAAAGACTCCCGCTAACCTAAGCAATCTTgatcaaaaacaataaacatgaaC from Peromyscus leucopus breed LL Stock chromosome 22, UCI_PerLeu_2.1, whole genome shotgun sequence includes:
- the LOC114686535 gene encoding glutathione S-transferase Mu 1-like encodes the protein MPMTLGYWDIRGLAHAIRLLLEYTDSSYEEKRYTMGDAPDYDRSQWLNEKFKLGLDFPNLPYLIDGSHKITQSNAILRYLARKNNMCGETEEEKIRVDILENQAMDVSNQLARVCYSPDFEKLKAEYLEQLPGTMKLFSQFLGKQTWFVGEKITFVDFLAYDILDLHLIFEPKCLDAFPNLKDFVARFEGLKISAYMKSGRFLRTPLYTKQVPF